A genomic segment from Daphnia pulex isolate KAP4 chromosome 5, ASM2113471v1 encodes:
- the LOC124194173 gene encoding microtubule-associated protein Jupiter-like isoform X3 produces the protein MPAYYEFRSVEMDRVGCGKRKVLKPPGGGSSDIFGTADSKPAAGTKSNHSDHFGSGSGFGGDLSDLGVKASSVDSNDGASTPSQTSTSNGSPNNSEPNTPRSGNPVTGEGYSAEAAEKKEETPRRGRVPPGGFSSKLW, from the exons ATGCCAGCTTACTACGAATTTCGAAGTGTCGAGATGGATCGCGTTGGATGCGGCAAGAGAAA gGTGTTGAAACCTCCTGGTGGCGGATCGAGCGACATTTTCGGTACTGCCGACAGCAAACCAGCAGCAGGCACCAAGTCTAACCACTCTGATCATTTTGGATCCGGCTCGGGATTTGGCGGTGATTTGAGCGATTTGGGCGTGAAAGCCTCGTCTGTCGATTCCAATGACGGCGCTTCTACTCCGTCTCAGACTTCCACGTCCAACGGATCGCCCAACAATTCCGAACCAAACACCCCGCGATCAg GTAATCCAGTAACGGGCGAGGGTTACAGCGCTGAAGCTGccgaaaagaaggaagaaacaCCGCGACGCGGGCGAGTCCCTCCCGGTGGATTCTCATCCAAACTGTGGTAG
- the LOC124194173 gene encoding microtubule-associated protein Jupiter-like isoform X1 produces MPAYYEFRSVEMDRVGCGKRKVLKPPGGGSSDIFGTADSKPAAGTKSNHSDHFGSGSGFGGDLSDLGVKASSVDSNDGASTPSQTSTSNGSPNNSEPNTPRSGTPLLNGPIAYTNQQPLPTPVGRQQGNRARGNPVTGEGYSAEAAEKKEETPRRGRVPPGGFSSKLW; encoded by the exons ATGCCAGCTTACTACGAATTTCGAAGTGTCGAGATGGATCGCGTTGGATGCGGCAAGAGAAA gGTGTTGAAACCTCCTGGTGGCGGATCGAGCGACATTTTCGGTACTGCCGACAGCAAACCAGCAGCAGGCACCAAGTCTAACCACTCTGATCATTTTGGATCCGGCTCGGGATTTGGCGGTGATTTGAGCGATTTGGGCGTGAAAGCCTCGTCTGTCGATTCCAATGACGGCGCTTCTACTCCGTCTCAGACTTCCACGTCCAACGGATCGCCCAACAATTCCGAACCAAACACCCCGCGATCAg GTACGCCGCTGCTTAACGGGCCGATTGCCTACACTAACCAACAGCCTTTACCTACACCGGTTGGTCGTCAGCAAGGAAACCGTGCGCGAG GTAATCCAGTAACGGGCGAGGGTTACAGCGCTGAAGCTGccgaaaagaaggaagaaacaCCGCGACGCGGGCGAGTCCCTCCCGGTGGATTCTCATCCAAACTGTGGTAG